The Anaerotignum propionicum DSM 1682 sequence CATTTTTATTCTGAAAATTCGGTTGCTATAGCAACAAAAAGGAGGAAAATATGAAACAATATTTATCCATTCTAAAACAAATGCCTTTATTCGCATCCTCAGATGAAGATGCTATTGTAAATATTATTCAATGCCTTGACGGGCATACAAAAAAATTTGATAAAAATCAAATTATCTATGACTATTTTGATAAAATAAATTTTGCAGGAATTTTACTAGATGGAGAGATTCGTGTCCTCATGCAAAATTCCTGTGGGAATGAATATAGTGTGCGAAAAATTATAAAAGGCAGTCTTTTTGGAGAAGCATATGCTTGCGTATCATCCGAATGTTCAGCCATTCAAGTTGTAGCACAAAAGGAAAGTACGATTTTATTTCTAAAGTTTTCAAACCTTTTTCTTCCTCGTGCAGTTTGTTGCCCACATGCTTCTAGAGTTACAGCAAATCTTCTCCAAGAAACTGCAAAAAATAATATTTTTCAAAACCAAAAACTTCGTATATTAACACAAAAACATATCCGAGATAAAATAATTGTTTATCTTTATAGTTTGAATTCATCCAAAAACACCATTACTTTGGCCTTTAATCGACAAGAGCTAGCAAACTATTTAGGCGTAGAACGAAGTGCTTTATCCCGAGAATTATGCAGAAAAAATGAAGGATTAATTGATTTTCACAAGAATAATTTAACAATTTTATAAGAAGTCTTGTTTAAGTAAATTTATCATAATTTATAATCCAATTCTCATTACTTCCAAAGAATATGTTGGGCACCCAAATAATTTTACAAAAGGTCAATTGTAACAAGCCGTCTACGATGCATTATAGCTACTCATTGATCTATCAATTTTTTGAATATTTCCATTTTTGTGTCGTCTAAAACGTTCTTGGATATGGCTAGTGAAAAATTATAATGCAAATATAAAAAGCAAAGATTCCAATGTTAATCAGAATCTTTGCCTTTAATTTAAAACTTCATTACAAATTATTCGCCCATAAACAACTTAATATCATCTTCAACTTGTCCAATACCTGCGATGCCAAACTTCTCAACAAGAACCTTTGCAACGTTAGGAGATAAAAATCCCGGCAACGAAGGACCAAGGTGAATATTTTTAACACCTAAATAAAGCAATGCAAGTAATACAATTACGGCTTTTTGCTCATACCAAGCAATATTATATGCAATCGGCAGGTCGTTAACATCCTCAAGTTCAAATATTTCTTTTAGCTTCAGTGCGATTACTACAAGAGAATAAGAGTCATTACATTGCCCAGCATCAAGAACTCTTGGAATACCACCAATATCTCCTAGCTCAAGTTTATTATAACGGAACTTTGCACATCCCGCAGTGAGAATAACTGTATCCTTAGGGAGTTTTTTCGCAAACTCAGTGTAATACTCACGGGATTTCATTCTGCCATCACAGCCTGCCATAACAAAGAACTTTTTAATTGCTCCGGATTTTACTGCATCCACCACTTTGTCTGCAAGAGCAAAAACTTGATTATGTGCAAAGCCGCCAACAATACTACCTGATTCAATTTCTACAGGAGGCTTACACTGCTTTGCCATAGCAATGATTTCAGAAAAATCCTTTTTACCATTTTCATCAGCTGTGATGTGAGGACATTCAGGATAACCCGATGCACCAGAAGTAAAGATTCTTTTTCTGATTTCCTCACTTCTTGGAGGTACAATACAGTTTGTTGTAAACAGAATCGGTCCATTAAAGGGTTCAAATTCGGTAACTTGCTGCCACCAGGAACCGCCGTAATTTCCAGCGAAATTGTCATACTTTTTGAAGAAAGGATAGTAATGTGCTGGAAGCATTTCACCATGAGTATAAACATCAACGCCCGTGTCTTTTGTTTGTTCCATAAGTTGCTCTAAATCAGTAAGGTCATGACCTGAAATTAGTATGCCAGGGTTATTTCTAACACCAATATTAACACTGGTGATTTCAGGATTTCCATATTTAGAAGTATTTGCTTCATCTAACAGTGCCATGACCTTAACACCAAACTCGCCTGTCTTTAATGTTAAAGCCACAAGATCATCTGCCGACAGCGAATCATTGAGGGTAGCGTCAAGTGCTTCATAAATAAATGCATTGATATCAATATCTTCTTTGCCAATATTAAGAGCGTGATGGGCATATGCTGCCATACCTTTTAAACCGTAAATAATCATTTCTCTAAGAGAACGAACATCTTCATTTTCAGTTGAAAGTACACCTACTTTTGATGCCTTTTCCAACATAGATGCTCTGTCACTCACTTCAAATGCCGCCGCATCACTGAAGGTAACACCATGTACCTGTTTTTTCAACTCATTTCTAAGTCCAATCATCTTATTAATTTGAACTTCGATTGCATCACCATCAAAATTAGCATTTGTAATGGTAATAAAAAGACTTTTTAAAACTTCATGATTTACTTCACTTATAGATTTGACATCCAGCTTGCCCTTCACAACTACCTCAGAAATTCCTTTTGTAACATAAATCAATAAGTCTTGCAATTTTGCAACTTCCTCATTTTTGCCACATACACCTCTTATCTCACAACCCGTACCTTTTGCAGTTTCTTGACATTGGTAACAAAACATACTCATAATTGTTCCCTCCTTTGTACTATTTTTTTACTGGTTCAAACTCATCTTTACCCACAAAACAAATTGGACAAACCCAATCATTAGGAATATTTTCAAAAGCAGTCCCTGGAGCTATACCACTATCAGGATCGCCTATTTGTGGGTCATAGATATATCCGCATGGGACACATATATATTTTAGCATTTCGTTCCTCCTTTCAATGTTTGTGGTTTTTTAACTATTTCAAGGGTGCCGGTGCTTTTACAACAATTAGCTCCAATACTTTTTCAGATAAATTTTTTACAATCATCTTTGTGCTAACAGGAATCTTTAAAAGAGTTCCTTTATCATACTGATGAACATCTTGATCATTTAGTCCAATAGATAAAGTCCCCCTTACCACAGTCATATAAACGTTCGAATTAGAAAAATGTTCAGGGAGCCCTTGATCTTTATGAAAGACCATATGAATATAATGAATATTTTCATCCTGAATTACTTTTTCAACCGCTTTTTCATCTCCAGTTGACATTTCATAAATTTGCTCGATCATTTTTATACCTCTTGTTCATTATTTATAGTTTTAAATTGTAATTATATAGATGCTTATTCATTAGTTCCATAATGTTTAAGTATCTAATGGTTAAATTATACAACAAATTTTGACAAATGTATATCATTTTCCAACAATTTCTTTATTCGTTATAATGAATGGCTTGAACGGGACAAGCCATTATTGTTTGGCTAAGCCTCTCTCTGTCTATTTCAAAGTCAAAAGATTTTACATATGCTTTTTTACCTTGCATACCAAAAATCTCTGGGTAATTTCTGCTGCACATTGTACATCCCATGCAAAATTCCTTGTTTAATGTAAGTCCATTTGTTTTTTCTTCTTTCTGTACGATATCTTCGTCCTTCACAATTTTTGCAGTAACCCACGAAAATACCACTATCGCAATTACGGTTAATACCCAACGAATTGCCATAAACTTCATACCCAAAAATTTCACTTCGTTTAAAAGCATTGGAACCTTTATTACTGCCCACGAGCTTAAAATTATAACCAAATTTCGTACAGAAGCCCCCTTTTTGTGAAGCATGACACACATAGGAAATGCTGCATATATGGGTCCCGCAGATATGCTGCCTAAAACAAACGACAATATAATACCATTAACTTTGGATTCTTTTCCTAAGTATTTTGTGATTTTTTCCTTTGCAATCCATGTATCCAAAAGTGCAGTTAGAACAAAAATCACCGGCATTATCATAAGCATTTCTTTAATATAATAAGCACTGTTTTTCATTGATGTAACACCCATCGTTGGTTTAATTAAAAACATCAGGATATAGGCAGCTGCAACCACGATCAAGAAAATATTATCTTTCGCTTTTTTTAAGATTTTCATACAATCACCCCCATTACCATAGCGATAATTATGGCAAATATAAAACTTAATCCATTTCTGGTTGCAGTAAATTTAAGCCCAAATTCACGCCTTTCAAGTGGAAATGTTACAACCCCTACCATAGTAAGTGTAGTTAGAAATGCTACGGAAGGAACAATACTAACCCCGGCGTCAACCAGTGTACCGACAAGCGGAAAAGCAATAAAGGCAGGGATCAGTGTAATTGTTCCAAATGCCGCTGATCCCACTGTTGCTATAAACAAGGATTGACTTCCTACAAATTTGGCAATGTTTTCTGGCGGTAATATTGTTAAAATCAAACCGATTAAAAAAATAATCGATAATATGCTTCCCAACATCCCCTTTCCCATACCAAATGCCATTTTAAGCGCTTTTAGTGTCTTAGCTTTATCCTTTTTTAAGGAAATCAAAAGGAATATCATCGTTCCTATCCACATTGCTGCTGTAAATATATCCATACAAATCCCCCATTCTTTTTTGATAACACAATTATAAAACAATTTATAATCCTCAAATAGACACCGATGTTTCTTTTTGATATAATGTTTTTAAATGGAGGATTAATACACATGAATATTGACATTTTACGAAACATTCCATTATTTTCAGCTATAAAAGAATCTGATTTAGAAAAACAAACGGAAGGCAATCATATTTATCAAAAACACTATATGAAAGGTGTAACCGTTCATAATGAAAATGAAACTTGCCGTATATTAGATATTGTATTGTCAGGAAGTTTAGTTGCCTATTCTTTATCAACGAATGGTTCATCAACTACGATATTTGAATTTAGTAAGGGAAGTGTAATCGGAGCTAATTTATTATTTGGTGAAAACCACAGTTATCCTCTTAATATCTATTGTCTTACAGATTGTCAAATAATCCACGTTGACATAAATGCTGTTTTAGAATTTTTGCACGACTACAATTTTACATTGCATTATATAAGGTCAATTTCACAAAATTCACAAGGAATTAATCAAAAAATAGCAATGTTTACGCAAAGAACGCTTCGAGAAAATATTATGGATTATTTTAAACAGCAAGCTATCCTACAGAAATCTTCGGTAATTTTAATTCCAATGAGTAAAAGACAACTGGCAGACTATTTGGGGGTACAAAGACCATCCCTGTTTCGAGAGCTTAAAAAATTAAAAGATGAGGGTTTTATCGAAATTAATAACCATACAATCACAATAAAAAAAGAATACTGAAAAAAGGAATCATACAGCAAGGTAAAACCGCTGATTGATTCCTTTTTTAAATAGTAAAGTTAATTAAATCTAGCATCATAATCTATTGTCAACTTACTATAAAAACCAGCTTACGACAATTCACTTTCAACAACCATTTCTATTTTAGAAACATTAATAATATCTATATCAGGACAGTAAAAACGTATGGCTCCTTCATTGCACAATAGTGTTTTCCATCCATATCATAAAATGTCTACATACAGGAACCTCTGCGACAGCACTTTTGGGCACTATTTCTCATCTCACTAAATAAACACCTATATGTTGCCCTTGCAACATATAAAAATTTGATTTATACTCCTTTCAAGGAGGTGGTCTAAGTGCATGACGTTTATCTCAAACAACTTCAGAAAATGCCATTATTCGAGGGAATCAAGGAGACCGAAATTAATTCTGTGCTTACTTGTCTGGGAAGCTATTTACGATCCTATAAAAAGGGAGAACTTATTTTTCTTGCAGGTGAATCAATAAAATCTGTTGGCGTCATTTTAAGTGGAGCTGTTAATATGATTAAAGAGGACATTTGGGGCACCCAAACCCTTATCGTTTCCATGAAAACAGGAGAAATATTCGGAGAAACTTTTGCATGTGGAAACCTTTCCGACTCTAAAGTTACTTTTGCTGTAGGCGCAGACTGTTTGATTTTATTTCTTCCTTATAGCAAGGTCTTACATTCTTGCAGCATGTCCTGCACCTTTCATCATCGGTTAATCGAAAATATGGTAGGTCTTATTAGCAGTAAGAATGTCCAACTGATAGAAAAAATCGAAGTAACCTCTAAAAAAACTTTGCGTGAAAAAATTTTGACCTATCTTTCCATTCAGTCACAACAGCAGGGATGTTCCTATTTTGATGTTCCTTTGGGACGTCTTGAGATGGCAGCTTATCTATGTGCAGACCGCAGCGCATTAACCCGTGAATTATCACAAATGCGTTCCGAGGGCCTGTTAGACTTTGAAAAGAATACATTTCATCTTTTAAAATAAAATAATAATTAGCCCCAAATTTTAGTTTTAACTCTTTTACAACGGTTATACCTATTACACTTGTGATATGACCAATTAAACCACTGTGCATTCTATTTTATAAAGAGCAAAAACATCATCCAATTTTCCTGTCAAAATTACGCCATGCCCAGGGGCGATAGATTTCAAATTCAAGTCTGCCAAGCCCAAGACAGCGCGTTTTTCATTGGGAGTTGCCTGTGCAAATACTTTGTCGAAATATGTTTTCGCTCCTTGTAAAACGCTATCATTGGTATAGTCTTTATCCAAGGGGGGTTCGCATCCCAAATATTGCCCAAACAAATCATTAGAAAACAAAATTTGCTCATTTTCAAAATAAGTGACCATATTATCATCCCAATGTAATCCTGGCGTATGGGTAAAGCGGAACTCAAATGTTCCAATTTTCAAAGTAGATAAATTAGTAACTTCTATAAAATTTGCATTTGGATAACGAGAAACCAAGCGATGTTTGCAAGCTGCTGTGCAGTAAATTGGAATATCTGCCCTGTCAGACAGCAATAGTCCAAGAGCTCCACTATGATCCTCCTCGGAATGATTAAGGATGATGGCATCCAACTGGCTAAGAGGAACTAATTGTTTTAATTCAGCCATGAACACCTCTCCAGCTTTTTCAGGAACAGTATCAATAAGCACATTTTTTTCTCCCCTCAGGAGATACGCCAAAAATGAAAAACTACGATCCGGCTTTTGGATAACCTTTCCGAGAACTGTACACATTTCTGAAATTGAATAATGCATAAATCTTCCTCCTTTTATTCATGATTGATTTAGTTATGTTAGTGATAGTTATAGTTTAACATAAGCTTCTCTTTATAATGTTGCGTGCGCAACATTAAATTAAAAAAGGTGGAAACATTATTGTTTGCTCCCACCACTTCATTTTTTTCAAGCGTAACTGGCTTTTCCTTGTATGTCCAACATAATAAATTTCACTCCAAGTCGGATTTAATACAAAAGTGGTTTCTATGAACCGTTATCAGCCCTTCCCGTTGCATTTTGCTTAATTCATTCGAAAGCGCACTGCGGTCTACGCTTAAGTAATCGGCCAACTGCTGCCGATTAAAAGGGATGTCAAATTCACGTCTACCCTCACGAGTGGCCTGGAAAGAAAGATAAGAAAGTAACCGCCCGCGAATAGACTTTGCTGAAGTATGAAAAATACGACGGGATAAAGTTAAATTCTTCTGAGCCGAAATTGTCAACAGGTTACGAATTAACTTTCCATGGTGTCCGCAGGCGGATGAACACGGTTGTAATGTTTTGGCTACATTCAGAAATAAAACCACTGTGCTTTCAGCAGCCACAGCACTAACCATCAAGGGTTCTCCCGGCGCACAGGCATAGGTTTCCGCAAATACTTGGCCATGTCCGATTTTATCTAAAACACTTTTATTTCCCCAGAGATCATCGTGCTCAATAGAAACACTACCGGTTATTACTATCCCAATTTTAGGGACAGTATCACCTGCACGGTAAATCACTTCATCTTTTTGGTAGCATTTTTCTTCCGCCAACAGGCAGCCCAACATAGAAGTCACTTCTTCTGGTGTAATTCCACGAAACAAACTTGTATTTGATAAAAAAAGAGCATCCATCTTTATCCCACCATTTCATATTACACATTTTTCATTTGCTAAGGCTATGATACTATGAGCAGAGGAGCAAGTCGATCAATAGCGTTGATTTTCAGCTATATTTCTAGAATATTTTTTAGTGAAAAAAATGGGCGTTACTGTACCTTAACCTCGGGATTCTTTTCCCCAAACTTCTCCATCAATTCCTGTTCAATTTCCCTGCACTGCTTTCCTGATTTCTCACGAGTCTTGATTAGCTTATATGCTTGAAATAGCTGTGACGGTCCGATTTCCGAACTAAAATAACCAATTCCCTGATTCCACGCCAGAAGTTCAAAGACATCATCCAACGCAGCAGAATCAAGCCCATGGATATACGCCTTTACCAATTCTCTCGTTGCCTGACGCATTCGCCCCGCACCCACAGCATTGGTCAAAGAAAGCAACAGCCGCATCTCGTAAGGTAACGTTCGCTTTTGGTCATTCCATGTAAGATCCCAAAAGTCCACAGCTATTTGGCCCAGCCTTTCATCAATCATGGGATAGTTCAGCAAAGCCAAGGGGCGGAAGGGAGCCATTTCAGCCGTCTCCGTCTCCTGCACGCGGTAGAAATAAATATGAAACTCATCCGCTCCCACTTGTTTTGCAAAATGTTCAAATCCCAGAGCTTCCATGGGTGCATAAAGGGGTAGTGGCTCAAAGGTTTGAATAATTGTTAACCCAGAACCTTTGCTCAAACCACCAGCACGTTTTTGCAATCCGGGAAAAAAATTTCCTTGTAGGTGGCGAACATCAATGCATTCAAAATTTGAAATTTGATCCTTCCATTGTTCAAAGCCCATAATATTGTCCCTTCTTTCTTTAAATTAGCAATATTTTTCTATAAGCTGCTTTAGCAAGTTCAAAGCGGTTTCCTGAATCCCCTTCTCTTTTGCTTGACTTTCAAAAAGCTCCACTTCACTGTTTATACTTTGCAAAACATCATCCGTAAGGCTGCGGCCTGCAAAGGTATAGACTACGTTATCCTCTTTGTCTATATGACGTTGTAACAGGTTCACCCATGCACCTGCATTCACCAGAATTTCCAGCTTGTCCAGAGTATTCGGCGTGGACTCATAACGCCCTAATGCGCTTTCAAGCTCCCCTAAATGAAACCTTCCCATATCATGCTCAACCAACATGCCGTTTTGAATCAGCTTCACGGCAGCGGTACCCAGTCTACCCATCATCTCTCGGAACAAAATCTGCTCCTCTTTTCCATGATGATGTTGATCCGCATAGGTTCGTGCAAATGTAATCATATCCCGAAAATCATTTACTTCCACAGGATCACCCTCTAATATACGACAACACGCATTACGGATTACCGCTACAAGGGAAAGAATATTTTTATGCTCCTGCACCATTAAATCAATAGAATTCATTTTTTACACCTCCTGAATGAGAAACTGCTTGTCTATTTGCTGAAAAGAAAAACCACTGCCTGAAAGACTTCCTAAAATAAAGGCACCTCGCAATAAATAATAGTTTTCAATCTTTCCGCCTACTGCATCCCAAAAAGGCAAATGCAAATCCACCGTCTGGTGCCAAAGAACATGTTCTGCGCTCTGTTCCAAAATTTCATTGACATGGTCACAGGGCATACCCTCCAACAGTACATCATTCAATGCGCGGTAAACTGCTTGGGCATCACTAGAAGCAGGCAACGGATTTTGCAACCCCAGTTGAAATGCTGCCTGTTTGAGCTTTTCAATTTGTGTAGTATCGTTATGCAAAATTTCTGTCACTGCGGCGGCAAAGCGTTTCTCCGCAATGCCGATTTGGCTTTGCAACCAACCATGGATATTTCCGTTATCTATCACTTGTTCCAATGGGCGTCGTTCAACAATTCCATAAACGGTATTCAGCTTATTTTCCAAGGCGGTACGATCGTCCTCAGACGAAATGGAAGACAGCATTGCTTCCGTCAAGCTCTCCTGTAACTGAATTTTGCGGTAAAGCCAGTAATGAATTGGCCCTAAAAACGCACTCATACGCTCATCCCTTTCTAAAAATGTGGTCATGGAACAACAAAGTATCCCATGACCTTAATCTTAAACTTATCCGTTTACCTTATCATTAACAGCTTTTAGCACATCATTCACATTTAAGCCATGAACCATACATGCATCTGACAAAGTCTCCATCTGGGAGGAAGGACAACCCAGACAATGCATTCCACACTCCATCAGTGCAGGAGCGGTTTCAGGGTATTTGCGCAAAATATCGCCCATAATCATATCACCACTAACAGCGTCGGTTGTGGCAGCTTCATCAAAAAACAGCTTTAAATCGTCCTCTACTGTTCCAATCCCTGCAATGCCGAAATTCTCCACCAATACCTTTGCTACATTCGGGCTAAGGAAGGCAGGAAGTGTTGGCCCTAAATGAATATTTTTTACACCCAGATGCAATAAAGCCAGAAGTACAATCACTGCCTTTTGTTCATACCAAGCAATGTTATAAACAATTGGCAAATCGTTAATGTCCTCCAATCCAAAAACCTCTTTCAGCTTTAGGGCAATCACAACCAAGGAGTAGGAGTCATTGCACTGTCCCGCATCCAATACGCGGGGAATCCCGCCGATGTCACCTAAATCAAGCTTGTTATACTTATACTTGGCACAACCTGCGGTGAGGATAACCGCATCCTTGGGCAGAGCCTTAGCAAAGTCAGTATAATAATTACGGCTTTTGGAACGACCATCACAACCTGCCATAACCACAAACTTTTTGATTGCACCGGATTTCACAGCCCCAACCACTTGATCAGCCAGAGCCAGAACTTGGTTGTGTGCAAAGCCGCCGATGATTTCTCCAGTTTCAATTTCTGTTGGAGCTACACAACGTTTTGCTTGTTCAATGATTTCAGAGAAATCCTTTTCCTCTCCGACTGCACCAGAAATATGCTTGCAACCAGGGAAGCCTGCCGCACCAGTGGTATACAGACGATTTTTATAGCTATCCTTAGGAGGAACGATACAGTTGGTAGTCATGAGAATCGGGCCATTAAAGGACTCAAATTCTTCTTTCTGTTTCCACCAAGCATTCCCGTAGTTACCCACAAAATTGGAATACTTCTTAAATGCAGGATAGTAGTGAGCAGGAAGCATCTCCGAGTGAGTATATACGTCCACACCGGTTCCTTGGGTCTGCTGAAGCAGCATTTCCAAATCTCTCAGGTCATGCCCGGAAATCAAAATACCTGGGCGAGAACCCACGCCAATGCTTACCTTGGTAATCTCGGGATTGCCATAGGCTTGTGTATTGGCCTTGTCCAGCAGAGCCATACCGGAAACACCATACTTTCCAGTTTCCAGTGTCAGCGCCACCAAATCGTCTGCGGAAAGCTTATCATCCAGAGTGGCAGACAAAGCACGCTGGAGAAAGGCATCAACTTCAGTATCTTCTTCCAGCAAAACGTTGGCATGCTTGGAGTAGGCAGAAAGTCCTTTTAAACCATAAGTAATCAGTTCACGCAAAGAGCGAATATCTTCATTTTCTGTAGAAAGCACACCTACCATAGCCGCCTTTGCCTCAAATGTAGCTTCATCTCCATCCCAATGTGCCGCCTCAGGCAACATTTGGCCGTTTCTTACTTGGGCAAGCAGTTCACGCTTTGCATCCAGTGTTGCACGGATACGGGCTGTGATAGCTTCTTTATCAAAGTTGGCGTTGGTAATCGTTATGAAAAGATTTAATGAAATCAAATGATTTATTGCGGAGGAAACCTCCCCACCCTGGACGCGAAGGGCCGTAGTAACAGCTGACAGACCCTTAGTTACATATATTAATAGATCCTGCATTGCAGCAACATCGGGCTTTTTGCCACAAACACCCATCTGAGTGCATCCAGTACATCCTGCAGTTTCCTCACATTGATAACAAAACATTTTATTTTCCATGGTTATTACTCCTTTATCTTCATATGATTTTAATTTTTATCGTTTTTATCATTTGTTTTCTATCAGCTCACTGGTGGAAAAACAACGGTAAGCATCATTTTGAAGGCTTCTTTGGCAAATACCGCATGAGGTTTCTTTGCAGGCATAATCAAGGTCTCCCCTGCACTCAAAACGTATTCAGAGCCATCCACAGTGAACTGACCTGTTCCTTCCAATACCAAAACCATTGCATCACCGCTAGAATCATGAGAGCTGATTTCCTCACCTTTCGAGAATGCAAAAAGAGTAATGCTGATATGGTGATTTTGTGTCAGCGTTTTACTTACAATTTGCCCAGCTTGAACAGAAACTTCGTCTTTTAAAAACAAGGCTGCTTCATGTTCTATGTTTTTGATATAATTCACTCAAGAACCTCCTCAGTCATCGTTTTCGATGGCATTCACAGGACAGCCACTTTGGGCCTGTGCGGCTGCATCCAGCACATCTGTGGGAACTTCTTTTTTGGAAGCAATTGCAATCCCTGCATCCGTCATTTCAAAAACCTCTGGACAAGCCATTGCGCATAACCCACACCCGATACAACTGTCGTTCACAAAATACTTCATAAGAACATCTCCTTTTCAGAATCACTCGTTAAAATGTTATTTTTATTTGTTGACACAATAATATCATGTAATTCACAACATTTATGTTGTTAAAACAACATAAATAAAATTTTTTCAATATGTTATTGCTTATAATTTTAGTAATTTTCCCAGTTCTATCTCACTATGCCCCGTTATGTTTCAAGATTAATCTACATTATTTATTTTAGTTTCTCTAAAAATCAACTTTTACAAAAGAACTACTTTTTTTGCTAACATAGTATCCTTTTGCTTATCTTTATTTTCACTTTTTGAGTAAATATATAAATCCTAATTTTTACATAATTGTTAACTTGCCTATTTTCAACAATGCTGTCTCATCAACCTATCAAAAGCTAATCTGTCCACTCAACCCTACGGCTTACATTTACAAATTGTCTTTTCCCTTCTCTCAAAAACAAAAAAACAGAGAGTCAGGAAAATACTCCCAACTCTCGGAAACCCTATATTTTAAGCCTTTTTAGACCCCTTACTTGTCCGCCCTTGTAATCAACGCTATCGTCTCAACGTGGATTGAGAGGACAGGATTGATGTTTTATATCTTTGGCCGTTGAAGGGAACTGGTCCACTACAACTTAAATCTATTGAAGTTGTTCAATCAAAACGGAGTGCCCTTATTTTAAAAAGCACTCCATTTCATCTTGTTAT is a genomic window containing:
- a CDS encoding Crp/Fnr family transcriptional regulator, giving the protein MKQYLSILKQMPLFASSDEDAIVNIIQCLDGHTKKFDKNQIIYDYFDKINFAGILLDGEIRVLMQNSCGNEYSVRKIIKGSLFGEAYACVSSECSAIQVVAQKESTILFLKFSNLFLPRAVCCPHASRVTANLLQETAKNNIFQNQKLRILTQKHIRDKIIVYLYSLNSSKNTITLAFNRQELANYLGVERSALSRELCRKNEGLIDFHKNNLTIL
- the hcp gene encoding hydroxylamine reductase, whose product is MSMFCYQCQETAKGTGCEIRGVCGKNEEVAKLQDLLIYVTKGISEVVVKGKLDVKSISEVNHEVLKSLFITITNANFDGDAIEVQINKMIGLRNELKKQVHGVTFSDAAAFEVSDRASMLEKASKVGVLSTENEDVRSLREMIIYGLKGMAAYAHHALNIGKEDIDINAFIYEALDATLNDSLSADDLVALTLKTGEFGVKVMALLDEANTSKYGNPEITSVNIGVRNNPGILISGHDLTDLEQLMEQTKDTGVDVYTHGEMLPAHYYPFFKKYDNFAGNYGGSWWQQVTEFEPFNGPILFTTNCIVPPRSEEIRKRIFTSGASGYPECPHITADENGKKDFSEIIAMAKQCKPPVEIESGSIVGGFAHNQVFALADKVVDAVKSGAIKKFFVMAGCDGRMKSREYYTEFAKKLPKDTVILTAGCAKFRYNKLELGDIGGIPRVLDAGQCNDSYSLVVIALKLKEIFELEDVNDLPIAYNIAWYEQKAVIVLLALLYLGVKNIHLGPSLPGFLSPNVAKVLVEKFGIAGIGQVEDDIKLFMGE
- the rd gene encoding rubredoxin, translating into MLKYICVPCGYIYDPQIGDPDSGIAPGTAFENIPNDWVCPICFVGKDEFEPVKK
- a CDS encoding cupin domain-containing protein, whose product is MIEQIYEMSTGDEKAVEKVIQDENIHYIHMVFHKDQGLPEHFSNSNVYMTVVRGTLSIGLNDQDVHQYDKGTLLKIPVSTKMIVKNLSEKVLELIVVKAPAPLK
- a CDS encoding permease, with protein sequence MKILKKAKDNIFLIVVAAAYILMFLIKPTMGVTSMKNSAYYIKEMLMIMPVIFVLTALLDTWIAKEKITKYLGKESKVNGIILSFVLGSISAGPIYAAFPMCVMLHKKGASVRNLVIILSSWAVIKVPMLLNEVKFLGMKFMAIRWVLTVIAIVVFSWVTAKIVKDEDIVQKEEKTNGLTLNKEFCMGCTMCSRNYPEIFGMQGKKAYVKSFDFEIDRERLSQTIMACPVQAIHYNE
- a CDS encoding permease, with translation MDIFTAAMWIGTMIFLLISLKKDKAKTLKALKMAFGMGKGMLGSILSIIFLIGLILTILPPENIAKFVGSQSLFIATVGSAAFGTITLIPAFIAFPLVGTLVDAGVSIVPSVAFLTTLTMVGVVTFPLERREFGLKFTATRNGLSFIFAIIIAMVMGVIV
- a CDS encoding Crp/Fnr family transcriptional regulator produces the protein MNIDILRNIPLFSAIKESDLEKQTEGNHIYQKHYMKGVTVHNENETCRILDIVLSGSLVAYSLSTNGSSTTIFEFSKGSVIGANLLFGENHSYPLNIYCLTDCQIIHVDINAVLEFLHDYNFTLHYIRSISQNSQGINQKIAMFTQRTLRENIMDYFKQQAILQKSSVILIPMSKRQLADYLGVQRPSLFRELKKLKDEGFIEINNHTITIKKEY
- a CDS encoding Crp/Fnr family transcriptional regulator; the encoded protein is MHDVYLKQLQKMPLFEGIKETEINSVLTCLGSYLRSYKKGELIFLAGESIKSVGVILSGAVNMIKEDIWGTQTLIVSMKTGEIFGETFACGNLSDSKVTFAVGADCLILFLPYSKVLHSCSMSCTFHHRLIENMVGLISSKNVQLIEKIEVTSKKTLREKILTYLSIQSQQQGCSYFDVPLGRLEMAAYLCADRSALTRELSQMRSEGLLDFEKNTFHLLK
- a CDS encoding FprA family A-type flavoprotein — translated: MHYSISEMCTVLGKVIQKPDRSFSFLAYLLRGEKNVLIDTVPEKAGEVFMAELKQLVPLSQLDAIILNHSEEDHSGALGLLLSDRADIPIYCTAACKHRLVSRYPNANFIEVTNLSTLKIGTFEFRFTHTPGLHWDDNMVTYFENEQILFSNDLFGQYLGCEPPLDKDYTNDSVLQGAKTYFDKVFAQATPNEKRAVLGLADLNLKSIAPGHGVILTGKLDDVFALYKIECTVV
- a CDS encoding Crp/Fnr family transcriptional regulator gives rise to the protein MDALFLSNTSLFRGITPEEVTSMLGCLLAEEKCYQKDEVIYRAGDTVPKIGIVITGSVSIEHDDLWGNKSVLDKIGHGQVFAETYACAPGEPLMVSAVAAESTVVLFLNVAKTLQPCSSACGHHGKLIRNLLTISAQKNLTLSRRIFHTSAKSIRGRLLSYLSFQATREGRREFDIPFNRQQLADYLSVDRSALSNELSKMQREGLITVHRNHFCIKSDLE